In Solea senegalensis isolate Sse05_10M linkage group LG18, IFAPA_SoseM_1, whole genome shotgun sequence, a single window of DNA contains:
- the si:ch211-141o9.10 gene encoding probable endonuclease 4 isoform X1 — translation MGPKKTGATKRRRKESLKGEQEEEGERKVDHRAGGMRKKRGNNKYIGAHMSIQGGIWKAVESCIEMGGKSFALFLGSQRSWNRPPLDQSAAAKFQEQLSLQGFDPAHVLPHGSYLMNCGSPKKDVFEKSQALLIDELSRCNLLGLNLYNFHPGSSLGSITTEQCLENIGRAINHAHRQIPTVITVLENMCGQGSTVGGKFSELKGIIDKVRDQTRVGVCLDTCHAFAAGYDLAADGGVKSMLDEFDQEVGLHYLKAIHLNDSKGKLGCNLDRHEDIGKGHIGVPAFRDIVNEPRLDNIPLILETPGRPGFEYAEQIAFLYSLCKNK, via the exons ATGGGTCCGAAAAAGACAGGAGCAacgaaaaggaggaggaaagagtcTCTGAaaggagagcaggaggaggaaggagagagaaaagttGATCACAGAGCAGGTGGAATGAGGAAAAAACGTGGGAATAACAAATACATTGGAGCTCATATGAGTATTCAAG gtggGATCTGGAAAGCAGTGGAGTCCTGCATAGAGATGGGTGGCAAAAGTTTCGCTCTGTTTCTGGGCTCCCAGCGGTCATGGAATCGGCCCCCACTGGACCAATCGGCCGCAGCCAAGTTTCAGGAGCAACTTTCCCTTCAAGGATTTGATCCAGCTCATGTCCTGCCTCATGGGTCCTACCTGATGAACTGCGGGTCTCCTAAAAAGG ACGTGTTTGAGAAGAGCCAGGCCCTGCTGATAGACGAGCTCAGCCGCTGTAACCTCCTGGGCCTCAACCTCTACAACTTCCACCCCGGCTCCTCGCTGGGCTCCATCACGACTGAGCAGTGCCTGGAGAATATAGGGAGGGCCATTAACCATGCTCACCGGCAAATACCTACTGTGATTACAG TGTTGGAGAACATGTGTGGTCAGGGTAGCACGGTGGGCGGCAAGTTTTCTGAGCTGAAGGGCATCATCGACAAAGTGAGAGACCAGACCAGGGTTGGAGTGTGTCTCGATACCTGCCATGCTTTTGCAGCTG GATATGACCTGGCTGCAGATGGAGGCGTGAAGTCCATGCTCGATGAGTTTGATCAGGAAGTGGGGCTCCACTATCTCAAAGCCATCCACCTCAATGACTCCAAAG GTAAACTGGGCTGCAACCTCGATCGGCACGAAGATATCGGCAAAGGTCACATCGGCGTCCCCGCTTTCCGAGACATCGTTAATGAGCCCAGACTCGACAACATCCCTCTGATCCTGGAGACACCTGGACG GCCAGGATTCGAGTATGCCGAGCAGATTGCATTCCTCTATTCCCTCtgtaagaataaataa
- the si:ch211-141o9.10 gene encoding probable endonuclease 4 isoform X2 — protein sequence MSIQGGIWKAVESCIEMGGKSFALFLGSQRSWNRPPLDQSAAAKFQEQLSLQGFDPAHVLPHGSYLMNCGSPKKDVFEKSQALLIDELSRCNLLGLNLYNFHPGSSLGSITTEQCLENIGRAINHAHRQIPTVITVLENMCGQGSTVGGKFSELKGIIDKVRDQTRVGVCLDTCHAFAAGYDLAADGGVKSMLDEFDQEVGLHYLKAIHLNDSKGKLGCNLDRHEDIGKGHIGVPAFRDIVNEPRLDNIPLILETPGRPGFEYAEQIAFLYSLCKNK from the exons ATGAGTATTCAAG gtggGATCTGGAAAGCAGTGGAGTCCTGCATAGAGATGGGTGGCAAAAGTTTCGCTCTGTTTCTGGGCTCCCAGCGGTCATGGAATCGGCCCCCACTGGACCAATCGGCCGCAGCCAAGTTTCAGGAGCAACTTTCCCTTCAAGGATTTGATCCAGCTCATGTCCTGCCTCATGGGTCCTACCTGATGAACTGCGGGTCTCCTAAAAAGG ACGTGTTTGAGAAGAGCCAGGCCCTGCTGATAGACGAGCTCAGCCGCTGTAACCTCCTGGGCCTCAACCTCTACAACTTCCACCCCGGCTCCTCGCTGGGCTCCATCACGACTGAGCAGTGCCTGGAGAATATAGGGAGGGCCATTAACCATGCTCACCGGCAAATACCTACTGTGATTACAG TGTTGGAGAACATGTGTGGTCAGGGTAGCACGGTGGGCGGCAAGTTTTCTGAGCTGAAGGGCATCATCGACAAAGTGAGAGACCAGACCAGGGTTGGAGTGTGTCTCGATACCTGCCATGCTTTTGCAGCTG GATATGACCTGGCTGCAGATGGAGGCGTGAAGTCCATGCTCGATGAGTTTGATCAGGAAGTGGGGCTCCACTATCTCAAAGCCATCCACCTCAATGACTCCAAAG GTAAACTGGGCTGCAACCTCGATCGGCACGAAGATATCGGCAAAGGTCACATCGGCGTCCCCGCTTTCCGAGACATCGTTAATGAGCCCAGACTCGACAACATCCCTCTGATCCTGGAGACACCTGGACG GCCAGGATTCGAGTATGCCGAGCAGATTGCATTCCTCTATTCCCTCtgtaagaataaataa
- the si:ch211-141o9.10 gene encoding probable endonuclease 4 isoform X3 produces MGGKSFALFLGSQRSWNRPPLDQSAAAKFQEQLSLQGFDPAHVLPHGSYLMNCGSPKKDVFEKSQALLIDELSRCNLLGLNLYNFHPGSSLGSITTEQCLENIGRAINHAHRQIPTVITVLENMCGQGSTVGGKFSELKGIIDKVRDQTRVGVCLDTCHAFAAGYDLAADGGVKSMLDEFDQEVGLHYLKAIHLNDSKGKLGCNLDRHEDIGKGHIGVPAFRDIVNEPRLDNIPLILETPGRPGFEYAEQIAFLYSLCKNK; encoded by the exons ATGGGTGGCAAAAGTTTCGCTCTGTTTCTGGGCTCCCAGCGGTCATGGAATCGGCCCCCACTGGACCAATCGGCCGCAGCCAAGTTTCAGGAGCAACTTTCCCTTCAAGGATTTGATCCAGCTCATGTCCTGCCTCATGGGTCCTACCTGATGAACTGCGGGTCTCCTAAAAAGG ACGTGTTTGAGAAGAGCCAGGCCCTGCTGATAGACGAGCTCAGCCGCTGTAACCTCCTGGGCCTCAACCTCTACAACTTCCACCCCGGCTCCTCGCTGGGCTCCATCACGACTGAGCAGTGCCTGGAGAATATAGGGAGGGCCATTAACCATGCTCACCGGCAAATACCTACTGTGATTACAG TGTTGGAGAACATGTGTGGTCAGGGTAGCACGGTGGGCGGCAAGTTTTCTGAGCTGAAGGGCATCATCGACAAAGTGAGAGACCAGACCAGGGTTGGAGTGTGTCTCGATACCTGCCATGCTTTTGCAGCTG GATATGACCTGGCTGCAGATGGAGGCGTGAAGTCCATGCTCGATGAGTTTGATCAGGAAGTGGGGCTCCACTATCTCAAAGCCATCCACCTCAATGACTCCAAAG GTAAACTGGGCTGCAACCTCGATCGGCACGAAGATATCGGCAAAGGTCACATCGGCGTCCCCGCTTTCCGAGACATCGTTAATGAGCCCAGACTCGACAACATCCCTCTGATCCTGGAGACACCTGGACG GCCAGGATTCGAGTATGCCGAGCAGATTGCATTCCTCTATTCCCTCtgtaagaataaataa